The DNA sequence AGTTGAATACTTACCAGGAATTAATACTTTAACCGCGTATTGTACACCCCAAAGCGCAATATAGTTCATCATGATTGAAGTAACAACCTCATGAATTTTAAACTTTGCTTTTAAAAGACCTGGAACAATCGCCCAAACCCCACCAGCAATCATCGCACCAATCACCGCGACCGGTAAGTGAATAAAACGTGGTAAATCAAGAGTTGCCCCTAAATAGACCGCCATAAATCCACCGACTAACATTTGACCTGTGACCCCGATATTAAATAATCCTGTTCTAAAGGCAAATGCTACAGAAAGACCTGTTAAAACCAATGGTGTCATTTGTAATAGCCCATTACCAAATTGTTTAAAGTTTCCTGATAAAATCCCTTTAAATCCACCTTGGAATAAATAAGTGAATCCTTCAACTGGATTATATCCTAATAGGAATAAAACAACAAATCCAACCATAAATCCAAGAACTACTGAAGCAAAAGGTGATAATTTCTTTTGAACAGCATCATCTGATAAATTAAACTTAAATTTCTTCATTACTGCTCACCTCTTTCGCGACCGGCACCAGCCATTAACAATCCAATTTCTTGTTCATTCGTTTTAGCTGTTTCAAGGATTCCAACAATCTCTCCTTCATAAATAACAGCAATACGGTCTGAAACATTTAAAATCTCATCTAATTCTAAGGAAATTAATAAGACTCCACGACCTTTATCGCGTTCTGCAATTAATTCACGATGAACATATTCAATCGCACCAACATCAAGTCCACGTGTTGGTTGAGCAGCAATTAATAATTTTGGTGAACGAACAACTTCACGACCGATAATCGCCTTTTGTTGATTACCACCAGACATACTACGTGTTGTAGTGATACTTCCTTGACCACTGCGAACATCAAAACGTTCGATTAATGTTTCTGATTGCTCACGAATCGCCTTACGGTTTAAAACTCCACCTTTACTGAATGGTTGTTGATAGTATGTTTGTAAAATGAAGTTATCTTCTAATGAATACTCTAAGACTAATCCATGTTTATGACGATCTTCTGGAATATGACCGATTCCTGCTTCTGTACGCTGACGAACTGACATTTTACTAATATCTTTACCATTTAATTTAACTACTCCGCTATCTGCTGGTTTTAATCCTGTAATAGCTTCAATTAATTCGGTTTGCCCATTTCCTTCAATTCCAGCAACCCCTAAGATTTCACCTTCACGCAATGTTAATGATAAATTCTTAAGCGCCTCAACACCGCGAGCATTTTTCACACATAAATTTTCAACTTCAAGAATTGGAGCCCCTACTTTAGCTTCTTCTTTGTCTAATTTAAATGTAACTTTACGTCCAACCATTAAATCAGCTAAATCTTGTTCTGATACTTCATCAACGACAACCGTTCCAATTCCCTTACCTTTACGGATAATCGTACAATGTTTAGCAACAGCTTTAATTTCTTTTAATTTATGGGTGATAATAATGATTGATTTTCCTTCAGCTGTTAATTGCTTCATGATTTGCATTAAATGCTCAATTTCTTGAGGTGTTAAAACAGCTGTTGGCTCATCGAAAATTAAAATTTCAGCATCACGATATAACATTTTTAAGATTTCAACACGTTGCTGCATCCCAACTGAGATATCCTCAATTTTCGCATATGGATCAACGTGCAGGTTGTAACGATCTGATAATTCAGCGACGCGTTTTGCGGCCTTTTTAATATCAACGCGACCTCCAAATAGTTTGGGTTCACTTCCTAAAATGATATTTTCAGTAACAGTAAAGTTGTGAACTAATTTAAAGTGTTGGTGCACCATCCCAATTCCAAGTTCCGTTGCAACGTTCGGATCGGTAATTTTCACTTCTTTCCCGCGAACCTTGATGCATCCACCATCTGGTTTATAAAGCCCGAATAATACACTCATTAACGTCGACTTTCCAGCACCATTTTCTCCTAAAAGGGCATGAATTTCTCCTGGCTCGACTTGCAACGTAATATTATCGTTGGCTTTAATCCCTGGAAACTCTTTTGTAATATTGAGCATCTCAATAACGTATTCCATAGCGTTACCCCTTTCTACAATTAGTGTAATGTCCTCTGTACCTTTTTTGATTCTTCATTTAATTTCGGGATTTTCGAATCGTTTTGCTGTTAGAGTTTAATAATTTTTAGAACTATAGACGACTTTTCAAACTAGTGCCTATTCCTATCTATTATAGGATATTCCGAGCTCCATAATCAACAAAAAATATCGAAATTTGTAAAAAGTTATGTAATTTATGAATATTCTTTCAAAAATCATTACTTTTTCATAAAAAAAAGTACACGAACATGAGTCCGCGTACTTTCATCCTCTTTAATCAATGATTAGTTCCCTGATAAATTAAGATGACTTGCATCAAATCCTAAGTCTTCTAACATTGCTGTCACTTCATCTAATTCAGTTGGAACTACAATTGTTCCATTTTTAATTAATTCGAATGCTTCATCAGCTGCTTGTTGTGTCGCTTCAGATAAGTTTGGATTTTCAGCTGGTAATCCTACTCCATCATTTTTAGCATCCATTGTGATCACTTGCCCACCAGTAAATGTTCCATTTACTAATTCATCAATTTTGTCATATGCTGCATTATCGATACGTTTAATCGCTGATGTTAAAATAACTGAACTTCCATCAGAAATGATTCCATCTTCATATTGGTCAACGTCTACACCGATGACGTAAACATCATCTCCAGCTTCAGCGCGTTGTTTTGCCTCAGCAATAACACCGTTTCCAACTCCACCTGCTGCAACAAAGACAACATCAATACCTTTATCATACATTCCACCAGCTTGAGCTTGTCCACCTGCTACATCATTGAATGTCCCATTATATAAATAGTCTGCCACTTCAACATTTGTTCCTAAATTTGCATTAGCATATGCAACCCCTGTTACAAATCCGTATCCGAATTTTTGCACGGCTGGAATAACCATTCCACCGATGAATCCAACTTTACCTGTTTTTGTTTCAAGAGCTGCCGCAATTCCTGCTAAGAATCCAGCTTCTTGCTCAGCAAAGTAAATTGCAACTGAATTTTCAGCTACTCCACCTTCAGGTTCTCCATCAAGAATCACAAATTTTGTTTCTGGATTTTCTCCTTGTAATTTTCCAATCGCTTCTTCAAATTTAAATCCTGGTGCAATAATCATTTCATTTCCTGCTGTTAATAAGTTACTAGCAGCTTCTAAATAATCTTGAGTTGCTTCTCCACCTGGTTGGATGTATTGAGCTACAATTGACCCTTTTTCTGATTCGTAACGTTTAATCCCTTCCCAAGTTCCTTGGTTAAATGACTTATCATCAATTGTTCCTGAATCTGTCATCATTCCGACTTTAATTTTGGCTTCTCCGTTTGTTGTTGTTCCTTTGTCACCCTCACCTGTTCCACAAGCTACTAATCCTAAACTTGCAGCTAAGGCAATCGTTAACATTGAAAATTTCTTTTTCATATTTATATGGCCTCCTCATAATCAATACAGCAATAGTGTAACAAATTTCATAAATTATGTAAATCTTTATTCGTCATTTTTTTACTTTTTTTCATATTTTTTTCTCATTTATTACTTTTTTCTGTATTAAATTACATTTTATACCTTATAGTAACTAAACTATAATTTTAACGCTGATCTAATTCCCTTTGATTTACCGTCATTCATATAAAATCGCCATCGTAGTTTCGTACTATCACTCCCTTTGATTTGCAACTCAATTGATCTTCAACTTTTGTCGATTAAAAAACTCAAATTCAAGCATTCCTACACTTTTATATTTTTCATTCGTGTTTCACCCAAATATAGTCAGAAAAAGCTTAATTTATTTGAACTTGATTTACAAGATAAGCTCTATACTAGAACTACTTTTTGCATTTTTTAAGTGTCTACATTGATTTTTTGAGCTCTATTAAACAAAACTGTTGTTATCAACTCTTTTTCTACTTGAAAGAGATAGACTCTTTAAAAACGATATTCAATAACCATTGATATCAAACGATTCATCATCAATAAGATGATCTAATATAGCTATTTTTTTCGACAACATTTTTATCCGCAACAAATAGCACCTAAGAAGTCATTTAAGTCTTTTAAACGTTTGTTTATTTCTTTTGATGAAAGCCCCTCTGTTGTTCAAATAGTTTGTGATCCACCCCTTAGCATCGTAAGTCAGATTGAGGCAATAACACTTTCCAATGAATATTTAATCTTTTAAGTAATCCCCTATTTTCATTTACACTCCATTATGACAATCCACTCATTTTTTTCAAGAAAGATAAGTGTCCAAGAAATGTTTTTATTCCTCCTGCTTATTCAATCACTTTTTCCCCTAAAATATTTGAGTCATAATGCTTTAATCATTTGACAAGTTATAGCTTAAAAGATGATTCCATTAAATAAAAACTGTGATCCCTTCATAAAATTTCTGCTTTAGAATCGGTGAAATCGTTAGGACACGATAAATCAGAATTAGATTTTTATTCTTAGTTATCTAGCACTTTCAACGAATTAAAAACCATAAAAATACCATTAAAACCTATTTTTGTAATAAATTCGACAAAAACTGAGTTTTTTGAAAAAATTAAAAAAAAATAATTTACAAGCTAAAATTATTTTGTTAGAATGAAAATTCATCACAAATGAGGAGGCCATACAACGATGAAAAATAAATTTTCAATGTTAACTATTGCTATCGCTGCAAGTTTAGGCTTAGTAGCGTGTGGAGGAACAACTGAATCAGCAGGAGACAACATTAAAATTGGGATGATGACGGATTCAGGAACAATTGATGATAAATCATTCAACCAAGCAACTTGGGAAGGAATCAAACGTTACGAATCAGAAAACGGGACAATCGTAGCTCAATACATTAAACCAATTGGAGAAACAACAGCTGATTATATGCAAGCAGCTGATGACTTAATTACAGCTGGAAATCAAATGATCATTGCCCCAGGATTCAAATTTGACGAAGCCATTACAAAATTACAAGAACAATACCCAGACATTAAATTTGTAATGATTGATGGACAACCAGAAGAGGTGGCTGAAAATACAATTGCTATTTATTTCGCTGAGCATGAAGCCGGATTCTTAGCAGGAATTACAGCAGCCTTAGAAACAAAAACTGGTAAAGTTGGATTCATCGGTGGAATGAAAAGTGAATCTATTGAAAAATTCGGATATGGTTATGTTGCTGGTGTAGCCTATGCTAATAAACACTTCGGAACAAATGCTGAAGTGGTAGACTACTTATATAATGGAACATTTACAGATGTTGCTGGTGGACAGGCACAAGCAGGTAGTATGTATGACAAAGGAATCGATATCATCTTCACAGCTGCTGGACGTGTAGGTAGTGGTGTTATTACAGAAGCAAAAACACGTGCTGAAGCTGGAGACAAAGTTTACGTCATCGGTGTCGATGTTGATCAATATGAAGATGGAATCTACAACCAAGAAACTAATGAATCAGTCATCTTAACATCTGCACTTAAACGAGTGGATAATGCCTCTTACACTAAAGTTGATGAATTTATCAACGGAACATTCACAGGTGGAGAAGTGATCACAATGACTGCTGAAGTTGATGGAGTTGGTTTACCAGAAACAAACCCTAACTTAACAACTGAGACACAAGAAACAGTCAATGAATTATTAGCAAACATTAAAGCTGGAAACTTAGTTATTCCTTCAACCGAGGCCGATGTACAATCTTTCTTAAGTGAGATGGGATACCAAGGAGCAAAAATTAACTTTTAATTATTAATTAAAAAGAGTCGTCTTTAACACTAAGACGACTCTTTTTTGTATTGAAATCTAATCCCGATCATAGTTCTCTTGTCAAAAGATTTCATACAACGTTCCTTTTATCTCTATGAATAAAAATTATCGCTAGATTTTGTACAAGCCCTGGATTAAAAATCTATGTTCTATTAAATCTAATAATTTTAGAACATAGATTTTCTTAAAGATTAGATTATTTTCCATTAATTTTAAAGAAATTTTCCCTCTTCCCCCCCCTCATTCAATAACTCTGCCTCACTAGAATCTTTTAATCCCCTTCTCTTCACTAGAATAATTATTGAAATTTTATGACTAATGAATGCTTGATCTATTTAATATCAAGCCAGCCAAATTGTCCTTTTGAATAAAAAATACTTGTTAATTCTTACTTATAAAATATAAATCATATAATGTTTGATAATAATAGACGCTACTCATCAGAGGACATGTCTCCAATCACTTTTGAAATTCAACTTTTCTAACATTCACGTCCCATCTTTTTTCGCGAAAAAATCAAATTTAAATAACTAACCCCATGGCTATTCTCATAAACATACAAACCTATCTTAATGATAGTTATTAACAAACTTCAATTAAACAAAAAAACTAACTATCATATGATAGTTAGTTTTGATTATTATTTATAGTTGATTGTATTTGCTTGGTATCCAACTTCAGCTAAGAATGTATCTAATTCTTCGCCTGTTACTGGGACAACTAATGCACCTGATTGAATTTGAGCTAAAGTATCATCAACTTTCGCTTGTGTATCTGTTGTTAAGTTAGGGTTAGTTTCTGGTAACCCAACTCCGTTAGTTTTTGCATCCATTGTAATAATTTGTCCACCTGGGAAGTTTCCTTCACCGTAAGCTTTTAATGCATCATAAACGGCAACGTCAATACGTTTAATAGCAGATGTTAAAACAACAGAACTTCCATCATTCATTAATCCTTCATCGTATTGATCCACATCAACTCCGATGACGTAAACTTTTTCTCCAGCTTCAGTACGTGCCTTCGCTTCATTGATAACTCCATTTCCAACTGCTGCTGCTGCCGAGAAGATGATATCAATTCCTTTATCATACATTCCACCAGCCATCATTTGACCACCTTGAACATCATTGAATGTTCCTTGATATTGATAGTCAACTACTTCTACATTTGTTGCATAAGCCTCGTTTGCATAAGCGACACCTGCTAAGTAACCCCATCCAAAACGTTCAACAGCTGGAATTTTCATACCACCAATAAATCCAACTTTTCCTGTTTGTGATTGTAATGCTGCAGCCACACCTGCTAAGAATCCAGCTTCATGTTCTGCGAAATAAATAGCTGTTGTATTCTCAGCCATTGTCGCTGGTTCTCCATCTAAAATAACAAATGAAACTTCTGGATTCGCTGTTTGAAGTTCAGTGATGGCTTCTTCAAACTTAAATCCTGGAGCAATAATTACATTATTTCCAGCCATCATTAAGTTATCTGCAGCACTTAAATAATCAGCTGTCGTTTCACCATTTGGCTGAACGTGTTGCCCTTTAACTCCTTTATGATCATCTGTATAAGCTAAAATTCCTTCCCAAGTTCCTTGGTTAAATGATTTATCATCAATTGTTCCTGAGTCGATCATCATTCCTACTTTGAAGTTTACATTATCAGTTCCAGTTGTCGAACCTGATTCCCCCTTGTCACTACTACATGCTACTAAAGCGATCATAGCAACCATCGTTACGATTAACATTGATGTGAATTTTCTCATAGTTGTCCTCCTAGTTCTAAAATTTCCTTGAATAAGTCTATCAGAAAGAGGTGGTTTTGTAAACATATATATTAAATTTACATTTTTTTACAAAAACACTACATTCATTGACTAATTTTATTATTTGAACTTTTTAAAACGATATGAGTTTTTTTTCACTTTCTATTATTAAATAAGCATAAAAACCACTTTCATTAAAGAATTCACCTAACAAAAGCAATTCTATCAACTAGTCTTAACCTTCTCCATAAGTGAAATCATCTCCTGCTATCTACTCACTCAAATCTTTCATTTCTCTTCATGACTTCTTACTGCTTTTACTAGATGATGACGTGTGCCTCTTCTTTTGGCCTTTAAATCTAAAAGAAGGTCGTTGTAATGACAACGACCTTCTTTTATTTTTAGAACACCCAATTTCTAATGATTCTAATCACTAACTACATCTCTGCCGATTAATCTAGAACAAGTTAATTTTTAATAGGAAGGTGCTTGTATCGATATTTTTATAAATTCGCTACCATCTCATGATACTGACTTTCGGTCATTAATACCTCTCGCGGTTTGCTTCCTTCACTTGGTCCAATTAATCCACTTGATTCTAAATCATCCACAATACGT is a window from the Turicibacter bilis genome containing:
- a CDS encoding ABC transporter ATP-binding protein, with amino-acid sequence MEYVIEMLNITKEFPGIKANDNITLQVEPGEIHALLGENGAGKSTLMSVLFGLYKPDGGCIKVRGKEVKITDPNVATELGIGMVHQHFKLVHNFTVTENIILGSEPKLFGGRVDIKKAAKRVAELSDRYNLHVDPYAKIEDISVGMQQRVEILKMLYRDAEILIFDEPTAVLTPQEIEHLMQIMKQLTAEGKSIIIITHKLKEIKAVAKHCTIIRKGKGIGTVVVDEVSEQDLADLMVGRKVTFKLDKEEAKVGAPILEVENLCVKNARGVEALKNLSLTLREGEILGVAGIEGNGQTELIEAITGLKPADSGVVKLNGKDISKMSVRQRTEAGIGHIPEDRHKHGLVLEYSLEDNFILQTYYQQPFSKGGVLNRKAIREQSETLIERFDVRSGQGSITTTRSMSGGNQQKAIIGREVVRSPKLLIAAQPTRGLDVGAIEYVHRELIAERDKGRGVLLISLELDEILNVSDRIAVIYEGEIVGILETAKTNEQEIGLLMAGAGRERGEQ
- a CDS encoding BMP family lipoprotein; its protein translation is MRKFTSMLIVTMVAMIALVACSSDKGESGSTTGTDNVNFKVGMMIDSGTIDDKSFNQGTWEGILAYTDDHKGVKGQHVQPNGETTADYLSAADNLMMAGNNVIIAPGFKFEEAITELQTANPEVSFVILDGEPATMAENTTAIYFAEHEAGFLAGVAAALQSQTGKVGFIGGMKIPAVERFGWGYLAGVAYANEAYATNVEVVDYQYQGTFNDVQGGQMMAGGMYDKGIDIIFSAAAAVGNGVINEAKARTEAGEKVYVIGVDVDQYDEGLMNDGSSVVLTSAIKRIDVAVYDALKAYGEGNFPGGQIITMDAKTNGVGLPETNPNLTTDTQAKVDDTLAQIQSGALVVPVTGEELDTFLAEVGYQANTINYK
- a CDS encoding BMP family lipoprotein; translated protein: MKNKFSMLTIAIAASLGLVACGGTTESAGDNIKIGMMTDSGTIDDKSFNQATWEGIKRYESENGTIVAQYIKPIGETTADYMQAADDLITAGNQMIIAPGFKFDEAITKLQEQYPDIKFVMIDGQPEEVAENTIAIYFAEHEAGFLAGITAALETKTGKVGFIGGMKSESIEKFGYGYVAGVAYANKHFGTNAEVVDYLYNGTFTDVAGGQAQAGSMYDKGIDIIFTAAGRVGSGVITEAKTRAEAGDKVYVIGVDVDQYEDGIYNQETNESVILTSALKRVDNASYTKVDEFINGTFTGGEVITMTAEVDGVGLPETNPNLTTETQETVNELLANIKAGNLVIPSTEADVQSFLSEMGYQGAKINF
- a CDS encoding BMP family lipoprotein, translated to MKKKFSMLTIALAASLGLVACGTGEGDKGTTTNGEAKIKVGMMTDSGTIDDKSFNQGTWEGIKRYESEKGSIVAQYIQPGGEATQDYLEAASNLLTAGNEMIIAPGFKFEEAIGKLQGENPETKFVILDGEPEGGVAENSVAIYFAEQEAGFLAGIAAALETKTGKVGFIGGMVIPAVQKFGYGFVTGVAYANANLGTNVEVADYLYNGTFNDVAGGQAQAGGMYDKGIDVVFVAAGGVGNGVIAEAKQRAEAGDDVYVIGVDVDQYEDGIISDGSSVILTSAIKRIDNAAYDKIDELVNGTFTGGQVITMDAKNDGVGLPAENPNLSEATQQAADEAFELIKNGTIVVPTELDEVTAMLEDLGFDASHLNLSGN